From a single Stomoxys calcitrans chromosome 4, idStoCalc2.1, whole genome shotgun sequence genomic region:
- the LOC106090635 gene encoding protein NipSnap, which translates to MLKLRNIISTGNVNALRSISTTAPLGESDSWFSKLLVRKIEPTKESHSRMLSDKEIIYALHTHNVRPDSMAEYLTNYKTTVELIRDKKANLSQKLVASWTVQVGDMDQCVHLWKYTGGFEKIDQAKEDLWHDPEYLGLMKDRSKFLRSRHLQYLLPFSYWPQIESRTGGNIYEMRSYRLKPGTMIEWGNNWARAINFRKNNNEAFAGFFSQIGRLYNVHHIWCYKSLQERKETREQAWRSPGWDECVAYTVPLIREMHCRILAPTVFSPTQ; encoded by the exons ATGTTGAAACTACGAAACATCATTAGCACGGGGAATGTTAATGCTTTGCG TTCCATTTCGACCACAGCACCACTTGGTGAATCAGATTCATGGTTTTCCAAATTGCTGGTGCGAAAAATTGAACCAACAAAAGAATCGCACAGTCGTATGCTTAGTGACAAAGAGATCATCTATGCCTTGCACACGCACAATGTCCGTCCAGATTCCATGGCAGAATACCTAACCAACTA CAAAACAACCGTAGAATTAATACGCGACAAAAAGGCCAATTTATCACAAAAATTGGTGGCCTCATGGACAGTTCAAGTGGGCGATATGGATCAATGTGTCCATTTGTGGAAGTATACAGGAGGATTTGAGAAAATTGATCAAGCCAAAGAAGATTTATGGCATGATCCG GAATACTTGGGTTTAATGAAAGATCGTTCTAAATTTTTAAGATCACGCCATTTGCAATATTTATTGCCTTTCAGTTATTGGCCACAAATTGAAAGTCGTACCGGAGGAAACATTTACGAAATGCG tTCATATCGTTTGAAACCTGGTACCATGATTGAATGGGGAAACAACTGGGCTCGTGCCATAAATTTccgaaaaaataataatgaagcATTTGCTGGATTTTTCTCGCAAATTGGTCGCCTTTACAATGTCCATCATATTTGGT GTTATAAATCTTTGCAAGAACGTAAGGAAACTCGTGAGCAAGCTTGGCGTTCACCCGGCTGGGATGAATGTGTCGCCTATACCGTCCCTTTGATTAGAGAAATGCATTGTCGTATTCTGGCACCAACCGTGTTTTCTCCAACTCAGTAA